Genomic window (Rosa chinensis cultivar Old Blush chromosome 6, RchiOBHm-V2, whole genome shotgun sequence):
gagaaatttggtttcgaatgagtttattttcgaaacaaacgttatttagggggggggggggggggggggtcactaaaattgggaaaacttccttcacggaatttgggaaaacttccttcacgaaagtcgtagagtccgtcgatacgagttcgtgcatatacggaacgcaagaatcggagttcgtatgaagaagttatagaatttggaaaagtttccattttgggtatatatacctagctatttttggaaatttccaaaaatagctagggtTTCCTTCTTTGGCAGCCGCACGGTTTCTgctgtttctctctcctctccccgagCCGAAAACAGAGCTTCCTTTCTCCGGCTCCGTTCtcactcctccggccaccaatcttTACCAAACTTCTTCCGTCAGCTTCGCCTCGACCTTGCGCAGCTACCGGTGGCAGCCTTGCGCCGCCTCGTTGCCTGTAGCGGCGGCGGGAGCACAGTTTCTGTTTGAGCCCGTTTTGAGTTCAACGTCGATTTCTCCTTGTACTGGTCACCAAAACTCGAGTTTCTTGGCTTGTTGAACTCGCCTCAACCTTCTGATCAAGCTCCAAGAAGTACAGCACCTGAAGTGAAGGTTTTCTCGTTCGTCGAAGctctcgccggtttctggaaaaattccggCCACACACgactgttttggtaattttcacttccattcattttctgacttcgatctagttatgaaagttgctcaaaatgattaaaagaagaggaaaagctcGGCGCCCGACACCATAGGCGGTGGTCGGCGACGGATCTGTCCCTAACTCCGGCgaccttttccggccacctccgggggtcccaagggcagtttctgcccatttttatgttctacatgtttatacaatcatttcgatatatagcatgtgaattttggatattgtatgatttagttatgaattttacgatttcgttCGATTTctatcgttcgatttgtgatctgtgaagattcGGACCGTCTGATAGACTTATAGTTTTGATATGATAatcgtaggactgtcccgatgactttgggtggtcacgggtgaagatccgaccgttgcaTCTTCGTATAAGTGCATTTCTTGAATTGTGCATTAAGTTAAATATCGTtttgattaggtgtttgacggATTTGTTAGCGGACGATTGGGAATCGTATTTTTGAGCTGTAAGAAGAAGCAGCGGGagtttagaggtgagtaaatctcacatgattcatttacgaaccgaattttcTTATTGCACAATTAATTGCTATGCATGAAAAATGGTTTTAAGGAATGAATTtttaagtatataaaaaaatgaatttcttggtttttactccgtgtgaactatagttggtattagtggtcattcctgagtggatgattacatatatatatatatatatatatatatatatatatttacgtgattttatttggaatggtgtgacattgaagtATGTGGttttttttgatgatttcgtttTTATACTTGAATGAAGGATTTATTTGCCATGATTATATTGATAATTGGTATTGTTGTGAGTATGATTTGGGTGGAGACGTGATATTGTCAAACGGGTGGGattctgtttatattttgttctgcggactgaaatgtccaaagttcgatGGTTATAATAATCAGAGTGTTTTGTTCTGAGGGCAGCAATGTCCAAAGTTCGATGGTTATCATTGTGATAAACGAAGTATTTTGTTCTGCGGGTAGAAATGCCCAAAGTTCGATGGTTATAGTATTAACCGAAGTATATCGGATGCTTGCACCTGGGCCAAGGTGACAAGTAACGATTCAgatagagctctagtctatTGTGGGAGTAcagtcatggtggtaactaggttattgcattgtgagtactttgtgccacgtgagttgggttggtgattaaattgttggggttgttgtgtgtgttcggattgttggattattttacttgaattaaaagaattgtgatgtaataaatcaaccgttcatttcttatttactcacgagctttgcaaaaagcttaccgggttttgtgttgtcgcaatcccggtacactattcaaacggtgtagcgggtaatcctgcaggtcaggatgatcagggtggagAGCGAGCTGAGTAGGGCAGCAGGGTTGACGTCAGCACTTGGtttattttggtgtgttttatagactcttttgagcgtaacttttatttatggtggtattgtaatatttgactcgagAGGTAGTTTGCTACAAGGTTTGTATTATGGTTTGCGAGACGCTGGTTAAgaaaaaattcaggacgttatttgtattggttattattcatgtttcagatttgaatttgatattcaaaatttggggcgtGACACCAAGTGTCATTCTTCTCGATAGCTTTCATCTCGGAGTCCATAGCTACTCTCTACTTCTCACTCTTCACTGCTTCTTCAAAATGCATAGGATCAGCAAATGCAAACAGTACCATATTAGCCAcatcttcttctttggaaaGTCCCTTACCACTCTCGTAATCATCCAACCAGACCGATCTTCTTCTAGGTCTTCTTCAATAGGGCTAGATCCTCCTTCATTAGAGCTAGGTGAGCTCACATCATTCACATGGCTTAAGGAGCCAGTCTCCACTTCTTCTGCATCATTATCTCTTTCACTATCTTCTTCAATGACATCTCTTATGGCAGCTTCTCCTTCGTTGTCACCCCATTCCAAGTCAACCACAATTAACTCCTTGTAACTCTTGTCCCAATCCTAACACTtatcttctttgaatttgaCATCCCTCCTCACCATAATTCTTTTTTATACTAGATCATAAAGCCTATAGGCTTTGGATTCCTCACTGACCCCCAACAGCACGCAACAAGAACTATTTTCTTTCAACTTGGTTCTCTTGGCATCTGGTACATGGACATGTGAGACACATCGAAAAACCTGAAAGGGCTCAACTGAAGCCTTAATTCCACTCCAAGCCTCTTATGGAGTCATGTTCTTCACAACTAGAGTAGGACTTCGATTTAGGACATGTACAGTCCAATTCACAACTTCTGGCCAAAAACTATTTGGAATCTTCTTCTCCGAAAGCATACTCCTCACTATATTCATAACTGTCATGTTCTTCCTCTCATGCAACTCCGTTTTGTTGTGGAGTTTATGCAGCCATCAGTTGTCTCTTGATGCCATTCTCTTTACAAAACTGATTAAATTCTTGTGAGGTGTTATCCCCTCCTCGATCAGTATGTAAACACTTAATGTAATAGCCTGTTTCTTTCTCAACAAGACTcttaaagtatttaaaagagATGAATGCTTCTAACTTCTCAACCAAAAAGTATATCCATATTTTTCgagaaaaatcatcaatgaaacaTATTGAGTACCTTTTGTTGCTATTTAATATAGGAGTGATCGGACCACACAAGTTTGCATGGATCAGTTGATGCTTCTGTGATGCTCTCCAATTGCTCTTCTTTGGAATAGGGTCTTGGTGCTGCTTTCCTACCATGCATGCTATACATACTGTTGTTGAGGCAGAGAATTGTGGTAGTCCATGCACCATTTTCTTgaactgaagggttcttagtcCTTTATAACTCAGATGACCAAACCTACAGTGCCAGAAATGAGACCAATCCTGAGAGGTTGTATGAAAACAAgcttcctttcttggttgagaCCTAGCCAACAGAAAGAACATTCTATTGGCTGACATCTCAGTTTGGATGATCAAGCCCTTCACTGGATGGTAAATCCGACACTTGCCATGTTCGATTAGGATTGCTAACCCTCTTTCCTGCAGTTGGCCAATACTCAACAAGTTGTTCCTTAACTCCGGCACATAGAACACCTTGGTAACCACATGCACAAATTCACTCACATGCAGTCTCACATTCCCTTTTCCCATCACTGACATCTTCGAGTTATTTCCAAGTTTCACCATCTACCTGAAACTTTCGTTGAGATTACTAAAAAAATTTGTCTACGCACATATGATTGCTGCATCCTGAATCCAGAAACCACACGTCTTCTCTTTTTGCTTCATTCAGCTCCACATATGACATTAACATCATTTCTTCCTTCTCATCGAGCTCAGCATAATTGGCTTCCCAGCTAGGATACTCATATTGAAGGTGTCTGAGCTTGTGGCACTTGTAACACTCaacaatgcatgaagaacaaagaaaggatgtcaaccaaagtgcacaacctagtatgagaaagttcatctatttgcaatcctccttaattgatttcgacttttgtccaaagcctttattacttatgatttaggttcacaaaactattaggtgaattgtttacctaaatctagcaccaattacatgcatatatcctaagttggccaccaaagaacacatacatataaaagttttctgtaatctaaaatcaatcaagcaatctcacataagcaacatagaaatcaacatataaaaatcacaactttatttcaaaacatataaacgggcttcaAATTTTGCCCTTaatgtcatgttaactagaattcataactctacgaatcaaataaaggaaaacaaaagaaagtatgaaatacaccgtgaaagatggatgacaagccttgagatgaagaacttgaagatccttgaaagcaagcaatcttctagggacgatacaagggtggatggcagtaggatcttgatgtattgcatgacttattctcctcctcaattgagacgcagagcttctgaagactagagaatggagagaaattTTGGTATTTAGAATTATGGGAGAAGTGGTGTGTGAAGTGGTGTATGGTCTCaatgatgctcctatttataggaggatgacaacttagtctccatgtcttcatgaatcttctattaATTTCCTGGGAATTATCTgctcatgccacacagcttcaaccaatcaaataatgccacgtcagctctgctatgtcatccaaccaatcagaaGTCTTCAAATTATCACCTTGAttctagggagattatttttgcattaattacatgattattttctgatttatctcctcaattttGGCCAAGGATGGAGTGTGGAGCTCAATGAATGTATCTGGACCTGTTTCAACCTTCCTGAATATTGTaaatcccttaaaactctccatgaTAAGTTCAAAACGTCACTTTCCAGAATCTTCTCACGGAAAATCATGTATTTATCCCAAAAAATTACTCCTTTTACCTCCAAGACCCATATAATATCTAGGGTTCttcattttgccgaaaattccCAAGTATTCTAGAAGAATCTTCAgttttgagtcatcttgaagccacattGTCTCCTAATGCCCTCAGGTTTCCTAAactcatcaggattcctactttgactgggattcctagtcggacttggaatactccatttcttcattttagcTCATTTATGCATCCCTTGTGCCTTGCCTTTGCCATCTCCAACGTCTCACATCCTTCTCATGTGTCTTTAAACTCATTTTCTTGTCATTTTCTCCGATGTatctagaaaatagaaactaaattaaaaatcattaagtaaaggaaataactaagcaaaatatggGGAATTAAATATTAATACGTCACATTAAAATGTTCCTATCACTTCCTCTAAATGATCCTCGACAACGACCTCTTCCTCTTGATCTGTCCTCATGAGTAACTTTCGAGGCTTGTTCTCCCCCATCATGCTTATGAAACTTCTGCTTGTGAACAATTACAGAGAGAAGGGACATTGCCCTTGAAAGGTAGTCAGAAATTTTCTCACCAGACTTCATCTCCAAGGTTTCAAACTCTTTGCGAAGAGCTTGAAGAATTGACCGCTTCACTCGTGCATTCACCTCATACTTCTTCTTCATTGGGTCCCAAATCTGCTTTGAGGTGTCCTTCTAAAGAATGGTTTCCAAAATGGTTCAATCAATGGCCTGGAACAAGTAGTTCTTTACTCTCAGATCCTTCAACTTCAACTCATCGAGCCTTTTTTGCTGCGCCTCTGTCACAGCTGCTCCAACCTATAGCTCTGTATAACCAGTCTCCACCAAGCTCCAATACTCTTTGGACCTCAGAAAATTCTCCATCAACATACTCCAATAGTCATAATGAGTTAATGACCCTCGAAGCGGGGAATTGCAGGTTGCACAAAATTCCCTTCACTCGTCATACTTCTCTCTCTATTTGGAAGTCACTCAAAGTCTGCTACTTTTTCTCTCAGGCCCAgtgggggctctgataccagattgtTGTTAACTGAGAACTTAAGCAAAGTTGTGAACTAAGAACTCTAGTAAAGCAAAACACACTCAATCTGGAAATGACTTCTTATTGAATGAAACAAGCTTTTGCTATTAAATAGCCTTTACAATCCTAACAGAAAGCAACAATGAAGCCCACGTTTATACTAACTAAAAACGTGGTAATCAACAGAAGAACAAGTCAAACAACAACCTACTTCCATAGTCAACAGGGATTATTCAAACAGACGATAAAAACTCTAACTGAAACACCTACTAACTCGACCCTCCCTGGTTCAATGTTCCTGTACATTTCGAGTTCCAACATTTTCCCATCTGGtaaaatatatgtttattaaagGATATTTACTAATCATTTCCACATTTCTTGTATGAAATATACCTTTATATTTCTGGAAAAACGAAAAACCAAACCACATGTTTAAGAAGACTGACATTATTAAGATAATAAGATCCAATTCTTTGCTATGTACATTAGAGAAAAGGAATTTTCTACCTACTTTACTATGTTCATCTGTACTTTTTATTGGTATCCTTTATAGTCTTCTCCCCCttaagattattattatttcaatgtcatttcttaaaaaacaaaatgaataacTGACATTAGATTTAAACTATTACTCTTTTCCGGGGAGAATAAACTTGTGGAGTACGGGAAATCACTGAAAGCAAGTTCATGAACGGAACCTGACGCTGACCTTGGTCCTGTGATTAGCAAGCAAGTAAGCGCATGGAAGTTCCATTTTTTTTCCCGGAAGACCAATTTGACGACAAGattatgatttttatttttcaagagacACAATAGTGATATTGAAAGTTGTCTTTCTATAAATTATCCATTATTTACATAACTGTTGCCCAAAATAGCACATGTTGTTATAGCGGTGGTATCAGGTCCTTAAAAACATCAGGGTGACATGGTTgctttttagattttattgatGAAATCTTACGGGATTCACTCACAGGCCAAGGAGCGCATATGCAATCTAATCCAATCTGGTGTTGAAAGTGGTGCCAGGCTATTGTTGGATGGGCGAGATATAGAGGTACTTTTTTTGTAGATTTCATAATTTTCCTCttaatgtatatatatgcaACTGACTCGGTTTTCAGAGAGATTGATTTGCTTTAATTTACCTTTATGCATGACAAGCAGGTCCCTGCAGGTTATGAGCATGGCAATTTTATTGGCCCTACTATCTCAGCAAATGTTACAGCTGACATGGAGTGCTACAAGGTATTTTtggcatttttcttttccttaaattttccattttattttctGCTTGGTGGATCAATCGTAGTTTCTAGAGAGCACTTGGTAGATGATGAATGAaaatattcttctttttttctttttggcatttttattttccttaaaatttccattttgtttTCTGCTTGGTGGATCGATCTTAGTTTCTGGAGAGCACTTGGTAGATCATGAATGAAAATATCCACCAACATATCTGTTTTTGAAGCCACTGATATGGATATGAGAGTGGATCGGAGGATGTCATCAATCCAATATCTGGCCAGAATATAATGAAATAAGGAAAGTACATTacttaggtttttttttttttgttaggaaTAATGGATTTTAGCACTAGTGTGAATGGTGaagatttttaaaattcttcTTCTGGTGGACATTCTTCcctttgttgaaggaaatcaactTATGTGTGCCTAATAAAACTAAGAttagttccatgattgtaataggagagaatgttctagaattcctagtcctattcggaatagttttccttataccattagaacatgtactttgtaatccctatatatagggctcatattctcaataatgaaacacacaattctctcatcaatctctctcgaatcctttattcttaaacacgttatatgcacgagccctaaccacaaaaaccaaaacccaaaaccgaaATCTTCTTCACCGTTAGCTTCACCATAGCTACACCTAGCCCACGCTAGCCCTACCACCTACTACCCCTGCAGCCCTGCCGCACGCCTGCTGGGCCGCAGCCTTCCCCTGCCCTCCCGTACGCCTGCTGCCACTGCAGCCCTCCTGCGCGCCCGTGCGTTTGCTGCCCTTGCAGCGCCTCCGCTCCACCTTAAGCTAATCTTGGCTCCCATCTTCAACAGCAGCTGCCAGCTGCAGCCTACACATCTGCCGCACACCACCAAGCCATCCAAGGCCTTCCCACCAAAGCTACATCAACTCCAAGTTCAAGATTTCAAGGTTTCAAGCCCCAAAcaaacaagtaagttttaaagttaaagttcctgcttactgcaatttaaattccttttatttttctcggggacttgcaacctcccttcttctacatcccacctttcttataacatgGGTTTGATTCTTGAAAAAGCataatcgtggggattcacgctatacgaactaagagcattcgtaaaaccacgaactaagagtgttcgtaagcttcggactaagagcgtccgtaagcatcgatttatgaccatataaacatcattgtttcggtctaatccaaaaattcttggaaatcaatttcttggtagcataacTCGGAAATCTcattattattagttttcgtggaagcattgactccgaaactaacttgttcttATTTCATCTTTCAAGATGACAAAcacgaacaaactcgattttgttccattggattatgcaggcaaaatgTACTTAATATGGGTCGTtgatg
Coding sequences:
- the LOC121049915 gene encoding methylmalonate-semialdehyde dehydrogenase [acylating], mitochondrial-like — its product is MKSYGIHSQAKERICNLIQSGVESGARLLLDGRDIEVPAGYEHGNFIGPTISANVTADMECYKVGINVPIPVPLPFFSFTGNKASFVGDLNFYGKAGVNFFTQIKTVTQQW